Proteins encoded within one genomic window of Mycolicibacterium aubagnense:
- a CDS encoding FAD-dependent oxidoreductase: MAEPPVIEVREWGRPARRLTLSRPLLFGRECDGINLADSEVSRRHLRLVPSPTALSVVDLGSSNGSTVNGVALSGRGTLSTGDVIRLGRTEIIVLHAPKPVSADQPPVAAAGHDPTRTMRVVKLAEVPVPAAAETGATRVGLVERALGIDPTGTKDLFPPYTELPHRISRRVWRAVRVGSVLAYVAVVVTMFVRPAAGLFVFFRVIVPLWPALFFIAPGVWRNICPLSASNQLPRVAGFSRAATAPGWWTRNGFLIAAALFFGIAGARLAGLDRNGPAMGVVLAVIIASAFAGGFLLKGKSGWCSSICPLLPLQRTYGQTPYVTSPNSHCESCLGCAKNCYDFKPRAAWQADMADPEPRWSAPRVLFAAALPGFIIGFFTVHAQQGGTVTEKYGVLALFVLVSVGLCYVLQAVTPLSQAMLTAGFAAVAINAYYWFSGPVLTDSLRQITGVDAPWLRWPITVVIAVLTLWWLARTRVSELQFAYLTGARSAPVLLNTPTMPAGADGAGAESSAVRVRFESGSEPVGADIGMSLLDVAESSGQAIEAGCRMGVCGADPVSIVDGMGCLSPAEADELKTLNRLGLGKSSRMACCARIQGGDVTVSLTPERADTTASRPVRYDRSIVSVVVIGNGIAGVTAADFLRRGHPDCEIHVVGAEPHGLYNRMGISRLVYGRSAMQGLYLLPEQWYDEHGVTAWLNTWATSIHLRSQVVRLGTGEALPYDRLILAMGSSAAVPDTPGLNRPGSVVLRTAADAMRIRAYVQERRARHAVVAGGGLLGLEAAYCLHQLGLRVTVLERGTRLLSKQIDTRCSQLVAEHFARAGITIAHKAETAEVRGDPAVSGVRFKDGRILSCEVFLAATGIRPNIELARDAGIPVGKGVLIDDRMQTRVPGVYAAGDVAEHGGRVLGLWPVATEQAEAAAVNALGGDRTVPVETPPTILKGVDLELFSIGPVDPAPGDQVVVIDRPAVPSYRRLVVSQGRAVGATILGHHPADLAAAQKAVREQRPVGPAALAALRMGNWGILADPDRLAY, from the coding sequence ATGGCTGAGCCGCCGGTGATCGAGGTCCGTGAATGGGGCAGGCCGGCACGCCGATTGACGCTCAGCAGGCCGTTGCTGTTCGGGCGGGAGTGCGACGGTATCAACCTCGCCGACAGCGAGGTGTCCCGGCGTCATCTGCGGCTGGTGCCGAGCCCGACGGCGCTGTCGGTGGTCGACCTCGGCAGCAGCAACGGCAGCACCGTCAACGGCGTGGCGCTGTCCGGACGGGGCACGCTCTCGACAGGCGACGTGATCCGGTTGGGCCGCACCGAGATCATCGTGCTGCACGCCCCGAAACCGGTGTCCGCGGATCAACCGCCGGTCGCCGCCGCCGGCCACGACCCCACGCGGACCATGCGGGTGGTGAAGCTCGCCGAGGTTCCGGTCCCGGCGGCCGCCGAGACGGGCGCAACAAGGGTTGGACTGGTCGAGCGGGCGCTAGGTATCGATCCCACCGGCACAAAGGACCTGTTCCCGCCATATACCGAACTCCCGCATAGGATTTCGCGTCGCGTATGGCGGGCAGTCCGGGTCGGCAGTGTGCTGGCCTATGTCGCGGTGGTGGTGACGATGTTCGTGCGGCCGGCCGCGGGACTGTTCGTGTTCTTCCGCGTCATCGTGCCCCTGTGGCCGGCGCTGTTCTTCATCGCGCCGGGCGTGTGGCGCAACATCTGCCCGCTTTCGGCGTCGAATCAACTCCCACGGGTGGCCGGGTTCAGCCGGGCCGCCACGGCGCCCGGGTGGTGGACGCGCAACGGGTTCCTGATCGCCGCGGCCCTCTTCTTCGGCATCGCTGGGGCACGGCTTGCCGGCCTCGATCGCAACGGCCCCGCAATGGGCGTGGTCCTGGCGGTGATCATCGCTTCGGCGTTCGCCGGTGGGTTCCTGCTCAAAGGCAAGAGCGGCTGGTGCTCCAGCATCTGCCCGCTGCTGCCGCTACAGCGCACCTACGGCCAGACGCCGTACGTCACCTCACCGAACAGTCACTGCGAGTCCTGCCTGGGTTGTGCGAAGAACTGTTACGACTTCAAGCCTCGGGCGGCGTGGCAGGCCGACATGGCGGATCCCGAACCCCGGTGGAGTGCGCCCCGTGTGCTGTTCGCGGCGGCGTTACCGGGATTCATCATCGGCTTCTTCACCGTGCATGCCCAGCAGGGCGGGACGGTGACTGAAAAGTATGGTGTGCTTGCGCTTTTCGTGCTGGTGAGTGTCGGCCTCTGCTACGTGCTGCAGGCGGTCACGCCGTTGAGCCAGGCGATGCTGACGGCGGGTTTCGCGGCGGTGGCGATCAACGCCTACTACTGGTTCTCCGGTCCCGTCCTCACCGATTCCCTCCGGCAGATCACCGGCGTCGACGCGCCCTGGTTACGGTGGCCCATCACCGTGGTGATCGCGGTGCTGACGCTGTGGTGGTTGGCTCGCACCCGGGTCAGTGAATTGCAGTTCGCCTACCTCACCGGCGCCAGGTCAGCACCGGTCCTGTTGAATACGCCGACGATGCCGGCCGGCGCGGATGGCGCCGGTGCCGAAAGCAGTGCTGTGCGAGTGCGTTTCGAATCGGGGTCGGAGCCCGTCGGGGCCGACATCGGGATGAGCCTGCTCGACGTCGCGGAAAGCAGCGGGCAGGCGATCGAGGCCGGCTGCCGGATGGGTGTGTGCGGTGCGGACCCGGTATCGATCGTGGACGGGATGGGTTGCCTGTCGCCGGCCGAGGCCGACGAGCTCAAGACCCTCAACCGACTGGGGCTCGGCAAGTCCAGCCGCATGGCCTGCTGCGCCCGGATCCAGGGTGGGGACGTCACGGTTTCGCTGACTCCCGAACGTGCCGACACCACGGCGAGCAGACCAGTCCGTTACGACCGCTCGATCGTCAGCGTCGTGGTGATCGGCAACGGCATCGCGGGTGTGACGGCCGCGGACTTCCTGCGTCGCGGGCACCCTGACTGCGAAATCCACGTGGTGGGTGCCGAACCGCACGGCCTGTACAACCGAATGGGCATCTCCCGACTGGTATACGGCCGGTCCGCGATGCAAGGGCTGTACCTGCTGCCGGAGCAGTGGTACGACGAGCACGGTGTCACGGCGTGGCTGAACACGTGGGCCACCAGCATCCATTTGCGTTCGCAGGTGGTGCGTTTGGGCACCGGAGAGGCTCTGCCCTACGACCGGTTGATCCTGGCGATGGGGTCCAGCGCCGCCGTGCCCGACACTCCCGGGCTGAACCGGCCCGGAAGTGTCGTACTGCGGACGGCGGCCGACGCGATGCGGATTCGTGCGTACGTGCAGGAGCGCCGGGCCCGGCACGCGGTGGTCGCCGGTGGTGGCCTGCTGGGGCTGGAGGCGGCCTACTGCCTGCATCAACTCGGGCTGCGCGTGACCGTCCTGGAACGCGGCACCCGGCTGCTGAGCAAGCAGATCGACACGCGCTGTTCGCAGCTGGTCGCCGAGCACTTCGCTCGCGCGGGGATCACCATTGCGCACAAGGCTGAAACGGCAGAAGTCCGCGGCGATCCCGCCGTGAGCGGCGTGCGGTTCAAGGACGGCCGAATCTTGTCGTGCGAGGTGTTCCTGGCTGCCACCGGCATTCGGCCCAACATCGAATTGGCCAGGGACGCAGGCATTCCCGTGGGCAAAGGGGTGCTGATCGACGACCGGATGCAGACCCGCGTGCCCGGCGTCTACGCCGCCGGTGACGTCGCCGAGCACGGTGGCCGGGTACTGGGTCTGTGGCCCGTCGCGACGGAACAAGCCGAGGCGGCCGCAGTGAACGCACTGGGCGGGGACCGGACCGTCCCCGTCGAAACCCCGCCCACCATCCTCAAAGGTGTTGACTTGGAGCTCTTTTCGATCGGTCCGGTCGATCCGGCGCCGGGCGACCAGGTGGTGGTGATCGATCGGCCCGCCGTGCCGTCCTACCGCAGGCTCGTGGTGTCCCAGGGTCGTGCGGTCGGCGCCACGATACTCGGCCACCACCCGGCCGACCTTGCGGCCGCGCAGAAAGCGGTACGTGAGCAGCGACCCGTCGGACCGGCGGCGCTGGCGGCACTGCGGATGGGCAACTGGGGCATCCTGGCCGACCCCGACCGGCTGGCCTACTGA
- a CDS encoding three-helix bundle dimerization domain-containing protein, with the protein MSEEPTSLAEQTFMDLLTAAITRGHRPPPTTDLGPTCWIAIDALAREHPDATPERVVAAFDAFAIEHQDADQTEVDPVTARVAEYAAIDALVAQLTITYPNIDPHTVTAVVRRIHADFHDHAVRDFIPLFVEQAAHRKFA; encoded by the coding sequence ATGTCCGAAGAACCCACGAGCCTCGCCGAGCAGACCTTCATGGATCTGCTCACCGCGGCCATCACGCGGGGACACCGGCCGCCACCCACCACTGATCTGGGCCCGACCTGCTGGATTGCGATCGACGCGCTGGCCCGGGAGCACCCTGATGCCACCCCGGAGCGCGTGGTCGCCGCGTTCGACGCCTTCGCGATCGAGCATCAGGACGCCGACCAGACCGAGGTCGATCCCGTGACCGCTCGAGTGGCCGAATACGCCGCCATCGACGCCCTGGTGGCGCAATTGACCATCACTTACCCGAACATCGACCCCCACACCGTGACCGCTGTCGTGCGCCGCATTCATGCTGATTTCCACGACCACGCGGTGCGGGACTTCATCCCGCTGTTCGTCGAGCAGGCGGCCCATCGGAAGTTCGCCTAG
- a CDS encoding FHA domain-containing protein translates to MEQKRHCVAIGRGEGLVARYGDVLVYIADAARARPLLQVLTSTAQPSALPQALAALAGGPESDTVPHFGALVPTGDALHLMVRGDVIADIEAGGGHRRVSGGDRPVVDETVAPWFDRITICTATTTFVPCSDTDLVAGVVPGAGFVLQSRVARVAAAQAPAQVAATTRGRPPTGSLVADDGAVYPLDRPYIIGRNPLLDPAVSNASASPISLPDDPQVSRVHTYVTVNGGMVMVRDARTVGGTFIAAPGDQVWTQVGDQPVELKPGCYLRIGQKILTYDMSAGSQ, encoded by the coding sequence GTGGAACAGAAGCGGCACTGCGTGGCCATCGGCCGCGGCGAGGGTCTGGTCGCCCGATACGGCGACGTGCTGGTGTACATCGCCGATGCTGCCAGAGCCCGGCCACTCCTGCAGGTACTCACCTCGACCGCCCAGCCGTCGGCACTGCCCCAAGCACTTGCCGCGCTCGCCGGTGGACCGGAGTCGGACACCGTGCCGCACTTCGGGGCGCTGGTGCCTACCGGCGACGCGTTACACCTGATGGTGCGGGGCGACGTGATCGCCGATATCGAGGCCGGAGGCGGTCACCGCCGAGTCAGCGGCGGCGACCGGCCGGTGGTCGACGAGACGGTCGCCCCGTGGTTCGACCGGATCACGATCTGCACCGCCACAACAACATTCGTGCCGTGCAGCGATACCGACCTCGTCGCCGGTGTGGTGCCCGGCGCCGGCTTCGTGCTGCAGTCACGCGTGGCCCGGGTTGCCGCGGCGCAGGCACCGGCACAAGTCGCCGCGACGACGCGGGGCCGTCCGCCCACAGGGTCACTTGTCGCCGACGACGGTGCTGTGTATCCCTTGGACCGCCCGTACATCATCGGCCGTAATCCGCTGCTCGACCCCGCCGTGAGCAACGCGTCGGCGTCACCTATCAGCTTGCCCGACGATCCGCAGGTGTCCCGGGTCCATACCTATGTGACGGTCAACGGCGGCATGGTGATGGTGCGCGACGCACGCACGGTCGGCGGCACCTTCATCGCGGCACCCGGAGACCAGGTCTGGACGCAGGTCGGCGACCAGCCCGTCGAGCTCAAACCGGGCTGTTACCTGCGCATCGGCCAGAAGATTCTCACCTACGACATGTCCGCGGGGAGTCAGTAG
- a CDS encoding cytochrome P450: MRHRGTDLPPGPRLPAAAQAAFLLRDWPGFVSRCERRYGTMFTLRIAAMGTVVYVTDPDHIKQVFAGDPAIFHAGEANSMLIGLVGEHSVLVVDDEVHADRRRLMLPPFTRGAVDRQTAAMAAIAAESIENWPLRTEFAVAPHMSALTLEVILQTVIGATDPDRLAALRTAMPKLLDVNWFAALSIARPELYRVWPWTLVRKRLAQADKLIYAEIAERRADPMLAQRTDVLAMLIRAADEDGRHITDRELRDQLMTLLAAGHDTTATALSWTLERLTRHPDVLDKAVAAAHASAAGDPAGDGYLDAIVREILRVRPVVYDVGRVLTEPVEIGGYRLPTGVMVAPGVGLVHASADQYVNPERFDPDRMVGTIPGPTTWLPFGGGNRRCLGATFALVEMRVVLREVLRRTELQTTAAAGERQRLKHVTLIPDRGARITVRARHQVAEAADTSQPRCPVAPH; the protein is encoded by the coding sequence ATGCGTCATCGAGGAACGGATCTGCCTCCGGGGCCGCGGCTGCCGGCGGCAGCTCAGGCCGCGTTCCTGCTGCGGGACTGGCCCGGTTTTGTCTCCAGATGCGAACGGCGATACGGCACGATGTTCACCTTGCGGATCGCCGCCATGGGCACCGTCGTCTATGTCACCGATCCTGACCACATCAAACAGGTCTTTGCCGGCGACCCGGCTATTTTCCATGCGGGCGAGGCGAATTCGATGCTGATCGGGCTGGTGGGCGAGCATTCGGTGCTCGTCGTGGACGACGAGGTGCACGCGGACCGGCGGCGGTTGATGCTCCCACCGTTCACCCGCGGCGCCGTCGACCGGCAGACGGCAGCCATGGCCGCCATCGCTGCGGAGTCCATCGAGAACTGGCCTCTCCGAACAGAATTCGCGGTGGCGCCGCACATGTCGGCACTCACGCTCGAAGTGATCCTGCAAACCGTGATCGGCGCGACCGATCCGGACCGCCTGGCCGCGTTGCGTACGGCGATGCCGAAGCTCCTGGATGTGAACTGGTTTGCCGCACTGTCGATCGCGCGGCCCGAGCTGTACCGCGTGTGGCCGTGGACCCTCGTGCGGAAGCGGCTGGCCCAAGCCGACAAGCTGATCTACGCCGAAATCGCCGAGCGGCGGGCCGACCCGATGCTGGCTCAGCGCACCGACGTCCTGGCAATGCTGATCCGGGCAGCCGACGAGGACGGCCGGCACATCACCGATCGCGAACTGCGCGACCAATTGATGACGCTGCTGGCCGCCGGTCACGACACCACCGCAACCGCCCTGTCCTGGACACTGGAACGACTGACGCGGCACCCCGACGTCCTGGACAAGGCGGTGGCGGCTGCCCACGCGAGTGCTGCCGGGGATCCGGCCGGCGACGGGTATCTCGATGCGATCGTTCGGGAGATTCTGCGGGTCCGGCCAGTGGTCTACGACGTCGGCCGGGTGCTGACCGAGCCCGTGGAGATCGGTGGATACCGGTTGCCCACGGGCGTGATGGTCGCGCCGGGCGTCGGCCTGGTCCATGCCAGCGCCGACCAGTACGTCAACCCGGAGCGTTTCGACCCGGACCGGATGGTCGGCACCATCCCCGGACCGACCACGTGGCTACCGTTCGGCGGCGGGAACCGCCGCTGTCTGGGCGCGACGTTCGCGCTCGTCGAAATGCGGGTGGTATTGCGGGAGGTGTTGCGCCGAACTGAGCTGCAGACCACGGCCGCGGCGGGCGAGAGGCAGCGGCTCAAGCACGTCACGCTGATTCCAGACCGCGGCGCCCGCATCACCGTCCGCGCGCGGCACCAGGTTGCTGAGGCAGCCGATACCTCGCAGCCGCGGTGCCCGGTTGCTCCGCACTGA
- a CDS encoding HNH endonuclease signature motif containing protein gives MSSTATPLATGLSPCERLEAFVDEIGELTGQRNAIDGRLVEIVAEIARDGLWGATGAKSLSSLVAWKTGVTPRNAEVMVAVAHRLPEFPRCVEGMREGRLSLDQVGVIAEHAAEGSDAHYAQFAESATVTQLRTAVKLEPRPDPEPTSEPERSITKTTHDDGSTTYRIRLPKLEAAKVDAALASHHDALIADWKRDHDTDSTGDGAGEQACEQVPPFPNRVDAFMSLVDAGWDTDAERRPHGQHTTVVVHLDAETHSAALHLGPLLTDDERRFLLCDATCEVWLERHGQPLGAGRTTRTISRRLRRALEHRDRCCAVPGCGATRGLHAHHIRHWEDGGPTELHNLVLLCPYHHRLHHKGGITITGPADRLVVTDTAGNQLHEGSLARPPTTPPPDVPPYPGPTGERAQWWWYQPFQPPPIPMTN, from the coding sequence ATGTCCAGCACCGCAACACCTTTGGCCACCGGGTTGAGCCCGTGTGAGCGGCTGGAGGCGTTTGTCGACGAGATCGGTGAGCTGACCGGTCAGCGCAACGCGATCGACGGTCGCCTGGTGGAGATCGTGGCCGAGATCGCCCGCGACGGACTGTGGGGCGCCACCGGCGCAAAGTCCCTGTCGTCGCTGGTGGCATGGAAGACCGGGGTGACGCCACGTAACGCGGAAGTCATGGTGGCGGTCGCGCACCGGCTGCCGGAGTTCCCACGGTGCGTTGAGGGGATGCGGGAGGGCCGGTTGTCATTGGACCAGGTCGGGGTCATCGCCGAACACGCCGCCGAGGGTTCTGACGCGCACTACGCGCAGTTCGCGGAATCTGCCACGGTCACCCAACTGCGCACGGCAGTCAAACTGGAACCGCGACCCGATCCCGAACCAACATCTGAACCCGAGCGGTCGATCACCAAAACCACGCACGACGACGGATCGACGACCTACAGAATCCGGTTACCCAAGCTGGAAGCCGCGAAGGTCGACGCCGCCCTGGCATCGCACCATGACGCGTTGATTGCGGACTGGAAACGCGACCACGACACCGACAGCACCGGTGACGGTGCGGGCGAACAGGCCTGCGAGCAGGTGCCGCCGTTCCCGAACCGGGTGGATGCGTTCATGAGCCTGGTCGACGCCGGCTGGGACACTGACGCGGAACGCCGTCCGCACGGGCAGCACACCACCGTCGTGGTGCACCTGGACGCCGAGACACACAGCGCCGCGCTGCATCTGGGGCCGCTGCTCACCGACGACGAACGTCGTTTCCTACTCTGCGACGCCACCTGCGAAGTGTGGCTGGAACGCCACGGCCAACCCCTCGGCGCCGGACGGACCACCCGCACCATCAGCCGCCGCCTGCGCCGGGCGTTGGAGCACCGGGACCGCTGCTGCGCCGTCCCCGGCTGCGGGGCCACCCGCGGCCTGCACGCGCACCACATCCGGCACTGGGAAGACGGCGGCCCCACCGAACTGCACAATCTTGTGCTGCTGTGCCCGTATCACCACCGCCTGCACCACAAAGGCGGCATCACCATCACCGGACCCGCCGACCGGCTCGTCGTCACCGACACCGCCGGGAACCAGCTGCACGAAGGATCACTGGCCCGACCACCCACCACACCACCACCGGATGTCCCACCATACCCCGGCCCCACCGGCGAGCGCGCCCAATGGTGGTGGTATCAACCCTTCCAACCGCCACCAATACCAATGACCAACTAA
- a CDS encoding FAD-binding oxidoreductase: MHDPTLNDAALNRLAAALPDGALITDPDIIERYRRDSAADPKAGTPLAVVRPAGTADVQQVLRWASEHRIAVVPRGAGSGLSGGADAIDGSVVLSTERMRDIRIDPATRTAVVQPGLTNTEVKRAAAEHGLWYPPDPSSIDISSIGGNAATNAGGLCCVKYGVTGDYVLGMEVVLADGTALRLGGPLLKDVAGLSLTKLFIGSEGILGVITELTLRLIPTQPPASTVVAQFNSVEDAANAVVAITGEIRPAMLEFMDHASINAVEDAMRMGLDRSARAMLLMQSDAPGAAAEEVATMIANCEKCGATEVFATDDPAEGAAFTAARRGMFGAVEKLGSLLLEDVGVPIPQLPAMVTGVEDIADTCDVQIYMVAHAGDGNTHPIIVYDPTDPDATDRAERAFAHIMELAIGLGGTITGEHGVGRLKRDWLPDQLGDDVMALTRRIKDALDPQGILNPGVVLR, encoded by the coding sequence ATGCACGACCCGACCCTGAACGACGCTGCGCTGAACCGTCTGGCCGCCGCACTACCGGATGGCGCGCTGATCACCGACCCCGACATCATCGAGCGCTACCGCCGGGATTCGGCGGCCGACCCGAAAGCCGGCACTCCGCTCGCCGTGGTGCGGCCCGCCGGTACCGCCGACGTTCAGCAGGTGCTGCGGTGGGCATCCGAGCACCGCATCGCCGTGGTGCCACGCGGCGCCGGATCAGGTCTGTCCGGCGGCGCCGACGCCATCGACGGATCAGTGGTACTGAGCACCGAACGGATGCGCGACATCCGGATCGATCCGGCCACCCGGACCGCGGTGGTGCAGCCGGGCCTGACCAACACCGAAGTCAAACGTGCGGCCGCAGAACACGGCCTGTGGTATCCGCCGGATCCGTCGTCCATCGACATTTCCTCGATCGGCGGCAATGCCGCGACCAACGCGGGCGGCCTGTGTTGCGTGAAGTACGGCGTCACCGGTGATTACGTGCTCGGGATGGAAGTCGTGCTGGCCGACGGCACCGCGCTGCGGCTCGGCGGCCCGCTGCTGAAAGATGTTGCGGGACTGTCATTGACGAAGCTGTTCATCGGATCCGAAGGCATTCTGGGGGTGATCACCGAGCTCACGCTGCGCTTGATCCCCACCCAGCCGCCGGCCTCGACGGTCGTGGCCCAGTTCAACTCCGTCGAGGACGCCGCGAACGCCGTCGTGGCCATCACGGGCGAAATCCGGCCCGCGATGCTGGAATTCATGGACCACGCGAGCATCAACGCCGTCGAGGACGCCATGCGCATGGGGCTGGACCGGTCCGCCCGAGCCATGCTGTTGATGCAGTCCGACGCGCCGGGCGCGGCGGCCGAGGAAGTGGCGACCATGATCGCCAACTGCGAGAAATGCGGCGCCACAGAAGTTTTCGCCACCGACGACCCGGCCGAGGGCGCCGCGTTCACCGCAGCGCGCCGCGGCATGTTCGGCGCGGTCGAGAAGCTCGGCAGCCTCCTGCTGGAGGACGTGGGCGTCCCGATACCGCAACTGCCCGCGATGGTCACCGGGGTCGAGGACATCGCCGACACCTGCGATGTGCAGATCTACATGGTGGCGCACGCCGGGGACGGCAACACCCATCCGATCATCGTGTACGACCCCACCGATCCCGATGCCACCGACCGCGCAGAGCGGGCGTTCGCCCACATCATGGAGCTGGCCATCGGGTTGGGTGGCACCATCACCGGCGAACACGGCGTCGGACGGCTGAAGCGGGACTGGTTGCCCGATCAGCTGGGCGACGACGTCATGGCCTTGACCCGGCGCATCAAAGACGCGCTGGATCCGCAGGGCATCCTCAATCCCGGTGTGGTGCTGCGGTAG
- a CDS encoding serine/threonine-protein kinase, translated as MLLTEGQVFAGYTIRRKLGAGGMGSVYLASHPRLPRLDAVKVLSAELTSDPEYGPRFMREADVVSTLSHPNILGVHDRGECDGQLWISMDYVAGTDAARLLRDHYPSGMPPEVALPIITAVASALDHAHRRGLLHRDVKPANILLDAETSRIYLADFGIARPMNDASGLTATNMAVGTVAYAAPEQLRGEGMDGRTDQYALACTAFQLLTGNPPYADSNPAIVITKHVTAPAPSLGEQRPELRDLDPVLARAMSKTPAGRFASCSEFAEALQQQATRPVPFARNEFRGQPTLAAPAAPPLNPPTQFNPPTQFNPPADRSSRSGVLIAVLAVVALLVVAGGVFAGVKLLGRNDHPAAKPVAPSPTASAAGTGFSGRYRAEYGPATDLEGVAIPGGPAMTGDWDVRSSCGSNGCIANASYTGKSGVVLVSNLTFDQVAGDWVAVATGSVQCSDAMSGNVAPTEAWVVFTLTPKPDGTLAGETTRVTANGCSSVKRTVTFTRTGDGEPSRVPDPATLPPRVSSTASTLHGRYHENITYTNGGFPPGSPDLQVRTQCLRTGDRCISALHAPDGVVTLVFANGKWTRADEGTVACAKGGTTHIKISAEYPLPTQLVDPIPSLEGRGTNTSTGGECPGGDFTDKFVRTGD; from the coding sequence GTGCTGCTCACCGAGGGTCAGGTTTTCGCCGGTTACACGATCCGGCGGAAATTGGGCGCGGGCGGCATGGGCAGCGTGTACCTGGCGTCGCATCCGAGGCTGCCGCGACTGGATGCCGTGAAGGTCTTGTCTGCCGAGCTGACGTCGGATCCGGAGTACGGCCCACGGTTCATGCGGGAGGCAGACGTGGTGTCCACCTTGTCGCACCCGAACATCCTGGGTGTCCATGACCGCGGTGAGTGCGACGGCCAGCTCTGGATTTCGATGGACTACGTGGCCGGGACCGACGCCGCCCGGCTGCTGCGTGACCACTACCCATCGGGCATGCCGCCGGAAGTCGCGCTGCCGATCATCACCGCCGTCGCCTCGGCACTGGACCACGCACACCGGCGCGGGCTGCTGCACCGAGATGTGAAGCCGGCCAACATCTTGTTGGATGCCGAGACGTCACGCATCTATCTTGCCGACTTCGGCATCGCCCGGCCGATGAACGACGCGTCCGGTCTGACCGCGACGAACATGGCGGTGGGGACGGTGGCGTACGCCGCGCCGGAGCAGCTCCGGGGTGAGGGGATGGACGGCCGCACTGACCAATATGCGCTGGCGTGCACCGCATTCCAGCTGTTGACGGGGAATCCGCCGTACGCTGACAGTAACCCGGCGATCGTCATCACCAAACACGTCACCGCGCCCGCGCCATCGCTGGGGGAGCAGCGCCCCGAACTCCGCGACCTGGACCCGGTGCTGGCCCGGGCGATGTCAAAGACACCCGCCGGCCGCTTCGCCAGTTGCAGCGAATTCGCGGAGGCCCTCCAACAGCAGGCCACCCGGCCGGTGCCCTTCGCACGCAATGAGTTCCGCGGTCAGCCGACCCTGGCTGCACCCGCCGCACCCCCGCTGAACCCGCCGACCCAGTTCAACCCGCCAACGCAGTTCAATCCGCCGGCTGATCGTTCCTCACGATCGGGCGTGCTGATCGCGGTGCTGGCGGTGGTCGCCCTGCTGGTCGTCGCGGGCGGGGTGTTCGCCGGAGTGAAGCTGCTCGGGCGGAACGATCATCCAGCCGCAAAGCCGGTTGCGCCCAGCCCGACGGCCTCCGCGGCAGGTACCGGTTTCAGCGGCAGATACCGCGCCGAGTACGGACCGGCCACTGATCTGGAAGGCGTGGCGATACCCGGCGGGCCGGCGATGACGGGTGATTGGGACGTGCGGTCGTCATGCGGGTCCAACGGGTGCATCGCCAACGCTTCGTATACCGGCAAGAGCGGCGTCGTGCTGGTGTCGAATCTGACGTTCGACCAGGTCGCCGGCGACTGGGTCGCCGTGGCAACGGGTTCGGTGCAGTGCAGCGACGCGATGAGCGGGAATGTGGCGCCCACCGAGGCGTGGGTGGTATTCACCCTCACACCGAAACCCGACGGCACCCTGGCCGGGGAAACGACCCGGGTCACCGCCAACGGGTGCAGCAGCGTCAAGCGGACGGTGACGTTCACCCGCACGGGCGACGGTGAACCCAGCAGGGTGCCTGACCCTGCCACTCTGCCGCCGCGGGTCAGCTCGACGGCGTCGACGCTGCACGGGCGGTATCACGAGAACATCACCTACACGAACGGCGGCTTCCCGCCCGGATCGCCCGACCTTCAGGTGCGCACGCAGTGCCTGCGGACGGGTGATCGGTGCATCAGCGCGCTCCATGCACCCGATGGCGTGGTGACGCTGGTCTTTGCCAATGGCAAATGGACGCGGGCCGATGAAGGCACTGTCGCGTGTGCCAAGGGCGGGACTACACACATCAAGATTTCCGCTGAATATCCGCTACCGACACAGCTGGTCGATCCGATCCCGTCGCTGGAGGGGCGAGGCACCAACACCTCGACCGGCGGGGAGTGCCCGGGCGGTGACTTCACCGACAAGTTCGTTCGCACAGGAGATTAG